The following DNA comes from Flavobacteriales bacterium.
GGTGAATTCCTTTACCCTCTTGACGGCCTCCAATAGAGCCTCCTTATGTGACTCGTTCCTGTAGGATCGGTAGCGTTCCAGTGCCTGCTTGAGTGTGAGCATCTCATCTTCATTGAGCTGGCGTACCTGCGGAAAACTCGGCTGATAGCTCTCTAGACTTTCTATCTCCAAGAGATGGGAGAGAGACAGATTCTGTTTGGGATTCAAACGGACCAGTGTGGTATTGGATAAGCGCCCACCGAGGCGCTGCGCATGGTCACCGGATACAATGAGGATGCTCGCTAGAGAGCCTAAGGTGAACCATATATCCACCATTCGGAAAGCCCATCGGATGAGGTATTCCAGCACTTCTGGATTGCGGCCATGTAGATCGAGCACCTTGATGCGGAGCGCCATCTTGCCTACTGTCTGACCGTTGTTGAGGATCTCCAGGGCCGGGGTGTAGAAGATGTAGACAGGGGCGAGCAGCAGGATGAAGACCCAGTCGGGGAGGGTGGTATTTGCCGCGAGCATGATGGAGACCAGGAGGAAATTCAGGATAAGTATCCCGGTCCATAGTACGATCTGGTCCAGCAAGAAGGCCAAGAGTCGGTCACCCAAGCCGGCCAACTCATATTCTATCCGCACATTCTGCGTTGTGATGACATCGATCTTCTTCAAACCCGAGTGCTCAATAAGGATCGAAAGGTAGGACTTACATCGCGTGATTGTAGTTCTATATTTAACCCAAGGGATGAGAGAGACCGAATTCATCGATCAGAACAAGGAGAAGTGGCGATCCCTTGAGCAAATGGAAGCCGACCGCACCAAGGATCCAGAGAAACTCTCCCGGCTATTCATCGAAGCGACCAATGACCTTTCCTACTCCAAGAGCTATTATTCCAATCGATCGATACGGGTCTATTTGAACAATCTGGCCCTGAAGGTGCAT
Coding sequences within:
- a CDS encoding RDD family protein, coding for MKKIDVITTQNVRIEYELAGLGDRLLAFLLDQIVLWTGILILNFLLVSIMLAANTTLPDWVFILLLAPVYIFYTPALEILNNGQTVGKMALRIKVLDLHGRNPEVLEYLIRWAFRMVDIWFTLGSLASILIVSGDHAQRLGGRLSNTTLVRLNPKQNLSLSHLLEIESLESYQPSFPQVRQLNEDEMLTLKQALERYRSYRNESHKEALLEAVKRVKEFTGIDQGEMKTIPFVKKLIQDYVVLTR